In Aristaeella hokkaidonensis, the following are encoded in one genomic region:
- a CDS encoding ABC transporter ATP-binding protein, which produces MIELEHVTKLYGSIPGLRDVSLHVPKGQTVGLLGRNGAGKTTALNLMTGYFPPTEGKVRVGGKDMLADSRACKRMIGYLPEKPPLYDEMTVEEYLAFVSELREVTRKANREHVNEIIELCSLKEVRERVIGHLSKGYRQRVGIAQALCGAPDVLILDEPTVGLDPRQTVEMRELIRKLGKDHTVVFSSHILTEVQQLCSRVIILNEGRMVQSIDLTEKPADTLRLRVRAAGRKEALLGALKGLQCVLQAEGVNSPEAGTAEFLLTCKTADEQGRATDQIFRLLAGLNAPIRMMTEEVDSLEEIFLRNT; this is translated from the coding sequence ATGATTGAACTGGAACATGTTACCAAGCTGTACGGAAGCATCCCGGGGCTCCGGGATGTCTCGCTTCATGTTCCCAAAGGGCAGACGGTGGGACTACTGGGCCGCAACGGCGCTGGCAAGACCACGGCGCTGAACCTGATGACCGGCTATTTTCCGCCGACAGAAGGCAAGGTACGGGTGGGCGGAAAGGATATGCTGGCTGACTCGCGGGCCTGCAAACGGATGATCGGCTATCTGCCGGAAAAACCGCCGCTGTATGACGAAATGACGGTGGAGGAGTACCTGGCCTTTGTCAGCGAACTGCGGGAAGTGACCCGGAAAGCAAACCGGGAGCATGTGAACGAGATTATCGAGCTGTGCTCCCTGAAGGAAGTCCGGGAACGGGTTATCGGCCACCTGAGCAAGGGATACCGTCAGCGCGTCGGTATTGCGCAGGCGCTGTGTGGCGCACCGGACGTCCTGATCCTGGATGAACCGACGGTCGGCCTGGATCCGCGGCAAACGGTGGAAATGCGGGAACTGATCCGGAAGCTGGGGAAGGACCACACGGTTGTATTCTCCAGCCATATCCTTACCGAGGTTCAGCAGCTCTGCTCCCGGGTGATAATCCTGAACGAAGGTCGGATGGTACAGAGCATTGACCTGACGGAGAAACCGGCCGACACCCTACGGCTGCGGGTACGTGCAGCCGGACGGAAGGAAGCCCTTCTGGGGGCCCTGAAGGGCCTGCAATGCGTACTGCAAGCAGAAGGAGTCAACAGTCCGGAGGCGGGCACAGCAGAGTTCCTGCTGACCTGTAAAACGGCGGATGAGCAGGGAAGGGCAACGGACCAGATTTTCCGGCTGCTGGCAGGGCTGAACGCACCGATCCGGATGATGACGGAGGAAGTTGATAGCCTTGAGGAGATCTTCCTGAGAAACACATAA
- a CDS encoding DNA polymerase III subunit alpha: MSFTHLHLHTEYSLLDGACRISSLADRLKALGMDSCAITDHGVLYGAIDFYNAMKDAGIKPIIGCEAYVCRDRTDKSMTGRENSHLILLCENNTGYQNLMYLISEGFLTGYYYRPRIDYNLIREHHEGLICLSACLSGDLPKMLLNGQDESAHAYVREMQEIFGEKNFYIEIMDHNLREEKTVLPRLISLAREMNVPLVATNDCHYLEKKDAHAQEVLMCIQTGKTLADDQRMRMETEELYVKSEEEMRALFRQVPDAIDRTQEIVERCNVEFEFGVTRLPHYPVPEGETAKSMLRRLCGEGMKKLYPDAKEGDEPYQRLEYELSTIEHMGYVDYFLIVWDFIHYAKSHGIMVGPGRGSGAGSIVAYTLGITMLDPLKYQLLFERFLNPERVSMPDIDVDFCYERRQEVIDYVARKYGSDHVSQIITFGTMAAKGVVRDVGRVLGMSYQETDAVAKAIPFDLGMTLNKALKISPVLREMYDNQPKVRELIDTALTLEGMPRHASTHAAGVLITGKPVVEFVPLQRNDEVITTQYPMGTIERLGLLKMDFLGLRTLTVIRDTLDMMRETGKDMKPEDIPLDDPAVYEMISRGDTDGVFQMEGAGMTGFLTNMKPSCFEDIIAAISLYRPGPMESIPRYIAGKANPASVKYKTEKLRPILDVTYGCMVYQEQVMQIVRDLAGYSYGRSDLVRRAMAKKKHKVMEEERQIFVHGLTDKDGNVTVPGCVRNGVPENVANEIYDEMIAFASYAFNKSHAAAYGVVAMQTAWLKRYYPVQFMAAMLNSVYGNTGKIAGYIQYCRGRDISVLPPNVNRSRWKFTVDRDAEGKAAILFGLGAIKSVGENAVNAIIRERESAGPFRDIFDFCRRIDTAECNKRVTESLIKAGAFDGFGANRPQMLAVYEAAMDANQAQKKKNVSGQVSLFDMFGGGEEQPMFDAELRLPDIPDCPAKAKLKMEKDAAGVYMTGHPLDDYREKLKKLTYTAAEITEPEEEAETPDLDGMFVDLGGILTEVKEKATKKGDYMAFVTLEDMTGQIECLVFPRVFEKYRLLLNTDEAVVISGKISVREDEAPKLLAERVTRLEEWTTQPSTLRLEEFRKKREAPKTDAQLAAEAEKKVFLRLSRQDMDRAGAVLALCAGEIPVYMHIPEEKITLLCPKENWCSADENCIQRLRDVLGAENVVLKQKG, encoded by the coding sequence ATGAGCTTTACGCATCTTCATCTGCACACGGAGTACAGCCTGCTGGACGGCGCCTGCCGGATCAGTTCGCTTGCTGACCGGCTGAAAGCGCTGGGGATGGACTCCTGCGCTATTACGGATCACGGCGTTTTGTACGGCGCGATTGATTTCTATAATGCGATGAAGGACGCCGGGATCAAACCGATCATCGGCTGCGAAGCATACGTCTGCCGGGACAGGACAGACAAGTCCATGACCGGCCGTGAAAACAGCCACCTGATCCTGCTGTGCGAGAACAATACCGGCTACCAGAACCTGATGTACCTGATCAGCGAGGGCTTCCTGACGGGTTACTATTACCGGCCGCGGATCGACTATAACCTGATCCGGGAACATCACGAAGGCCTGATCTGCCTGAGCGCCTGCCTGAGCGGCGATCTTCCGAAAATGCTGCTGAACGGGCAGGATGAAAGCGCCCATGCTTATGTACGGGAAATGCAGGAGATCTTCGGCGAGAAGAATTTCTATATTGAGATCATGGATCACAACCTGCGGGAAGAAAAAACCGTGCTGCCGCGGCTGATCAGCCTGGCCCGGGAAATGAATGTTCCGCTGGTTGCGACCAACGACTGTCACTACCTGGAGAAGAAAGACGCACATGCCCAGGAAGTGCTGATGTGCATCCAGACCGGCAAGACGCTGGCGGACGACCAGCGGATGCGGATGGAGACAGAAGAACTCTACGTCAAGAGCGAAGAGGAGATGCGCGCCCTGTTCCGGCAGGTGCCGGACGCTATTGACCGGACGCAGGAGATTGTGGAACGGTGTAACGTTGAGTTTGAATTCGGCGTAACCCGCCTGCCGCACTATCCGGTGCCGGAAGGTGAGACGGCAAAGAGCATGCTGCGCCGCCTGTGCGGGGAAGGCATGAAGAAGCTTTATCCGGACGCCAAAGAGGGAGATGAACCCTATCAGCGGCTGGAGTATGAGCTGTCCACCATTGAACATATGGGCTATGTGGATTACTTCCTGATCGTCTGGGACTTCATCCACTATGCCAAATCCCACGGAATCATGGTTGGCCCCGGCCGCGGCAGCGGCGCAGGTTCTATCGTAGCCTATACGCTGGGCATTACCATGCTGGATCCGCTGAAATACCAGCTGCTGTTTGAACGCTTCCTGAATCCGGAACGCGTCAGCATGCCTGATATTGACGTGGACTTCTGCTACGAACGGCGGCAGGAGGTTATTGACTACGTGGCCCGGAAATATGGATCGGACCATGTGAGCCAGATCATCACCTTCGGTACCATGGCGGCCAAGGGCGTTGTACGCGACGTCGGCCGGGTGCTGGGTATGAGCTATCAGGAAACGGACGCGGTGGCCAAGGCGATTCCCTTTGACCTGGGCATGACGCTGAATAAGGCGCTGAAGATCAGCCCGGTGCTCCGGGAAATGTATGACAACCAGCCGAAGGTCAGGGAACTGATTGATACGGCACTGACGCTGGAAGGGATGCCCCGGCATGCTTCCACCCACGCGGCGGGCGTGCTGATTACCGGCAAGCCGGTAGTGGAATTTGTGCCCCTGCAGCGGAACGACGAGGTCATTACCACCCAGTATCCGATGGGCACCATTGAGCGCCTGGGTCTGCTGAAGATGGACTTTCTCGGCCTGCGGACCCTGACGGTGATCCGGGATACGCTGGATATGATGCGGGAAACCGGCAAGGACATGAAGCCGGAGGATATTCCGCTGGATGATCCTGCTGTTTATGAAATGATCAGCCGGGGCGATACGGACGGCGTGTTCCAGATGGAAGGCGCGGGCATGACCGGCTTCCTGACGAACATGAAGCCCAGCTGCTTTGAAGACATCATCGCTGCCATCTCCCTTTACCGTCCGGGCCCCATGGAATCCATTCCGCGCTATATCGCAGGCAAGGCGAACCCTGCCAGCGTAAAGTATAAAACTGAAAAACTGCGTCCGATCCTGGACGTGACCTACGGGTGCATGGTGTACCAGGAACAGGTTATGCAGATCGTGCGTGACCTGGCTGGATACAGCTACGGGCGGAGCGATCTGGTGCGCCGCGCCATGGCGAAGAAAAAACACAAGGTCATGGAAGAGGAACGGCAGATTTTCGTCCACGGCCTGACGGACAAGGATGGGAACGTCACTGTGCCCGGATGCGTGCGCAACGGCGTTCCGGAGAATGTGGCGAACGAAATCTACGATGAAATGATCGCTTTCGCCAGCTACGCCTTCAACAAGTCCCACGCCGCGGCCTACGGTGTGGTGGCTATGCAGACTGCCTGGCTGAAGCGGTATTATCCCGTGCAGTTCATGGCGGCCATGCTGAACAGCGTGTACGGCAATACCGGCAAGATCGCCGGATACATCCAGTACTGCCGGGGCCGGGATATTTCCGTCCTGCCGCCTAACGTGAACCGGAGCCGCTGGAAGTTTACAGTGGACCGGGACGCGGAAGGAAAAGCCGCAATCCTGTTCGGCCTGGGCGCAATCAAGAGCGTCGGCGAGAACGCCGTTAACGCGATTATCCGCGAGCGGGAAAGCGCCGGACCTTTCCGGGATATCTTTGACTTCTGCCGGCGTATTGATACGGCGGAGTGCAACAAGCGGGTCACGGAGAGCCTGATCAAGGCAGGAGCCTTTGACGGCTTCGGCGCCAATCGTCCGCAGATGCTGGCTGTATATGAGGCGGCCATGGACGCGAACCAGGCGCAGAAAAAGAAGAATGTATCCGGCCAGGTAAGCCTGTTTGATATGTTCGGCGGCGGGGAAGAACAGCCCATGTTTGACGCTGAACTGCGGCTGCCGGACATTCCGGACTGCCCGGCAAAAGCCAAACTGAAAATGGAAAAGGACGCCGCGGGAGTCTATATGACGGGTCATCCGTTGGATGATTATCGGGAGAAGCTGAAAAAGCTGACCTATACGGCGGCTGAAATCACCGAACCCGAAGAGGAAGCCGAGACTCCGGATCTGGACGGAATGTTTGTGGACCTGGGCGGCATCCTGACAGAGGTCAAGGAAAAGGCGACCAAGAAGGGCGACTATATGGCCTTTGTCACCCTGGAAGATATGACAGGGCAGATTGAATGCCTGGTGTTCCCCAGGGTGTTTGAGAAATACCGGCTGCTGCTGAACACGGATGAGGCCGTGGTGATCAGCGGCAAGATCAGCGTGCGGGAGGATGAAGCTCCCAAGCTGCTGGCGGAGCGGGTAACCCGGCTGGAAGAGTGGACAACGCAGCCCTCCACGCTGCGGCTGGAGGAATTCCGGAAGAAGCGGGAAGCACCGAAAACGGACGCCCAGCTGGCGGCTGAAGCAGAGAAAAAAGTCTTCCTGCGGCTGAGCCGGCAGGATATGGACCGGGCCGGCGCCGTGCTGGCGCTGTGCGCGGGAGAGATTCCGGTTTATATGCATATTCCGGAAGAAAAGATTACGCTGCTGTGCCCGAAGGAAAACTGGTGCAGCGCGGATGAAAACTGCATCCAACGGCTGAGGGATGTGCTGGGTGCGGAAAACGTGGTACTGAAACAAAAGGGGTGA
- a CDS encoding Gldg family protein, with translation MRTVKSEELPTGRGQKGEKTPPMSKGKFKTGKWKYGSVSALMLAMVLLALIALNAGVYALEKNKGWRIDLSFNGILSQSAETKAVIEKLDKPVEIYALFRKSSERDWLELQELLNKYAASSDKITWKQVDPAVNPQLLEQFSTDNLVPGESNFIVWCEQTNRFRILGGEDFMGLEYNLETGTMEYDSLTFESAITGAIAYVVKDRVPKAVILQGHDEYELQYLTDFQNLLEANQYEVEYQTLRDNEYTPDPEDLLIFFNAQKDLTDIEMTKLTEFAAKGGSFLFVCDYSAPMANMPNYMTLLRSYGFEPLDGLVRADPLDKNSYYESNQYFLLPVMCSTDITMDLVGLGRDYLIIPETRAFAEPEEGDRNLNVSVVLRSADTAIRQIDRTNIAPSVTDGYPLALEARRITTESYVSRAFIIGCGEVLISKYLYSVTHCQELTVNVMEFLLQNDGTGLNITPKDAARPGLKTESLSLGSILLIALPLSVLFAALLVLGPRKNR, from the coding sequence ATGCGGACAGTGAAGAGCGAAGAGTTGCCCACGGGACGCGGGCAGAAAGGAGAGAAAACGCCACCCATGAGCAAAGGGAAGTTTAAAACCGGGAAGTGGAAATACGGTTCCGTATCAGCCCTGATGCTGGCAATGGTGCTGCTGGCGCTGATTGCGCTGAACGCGGGCGTATACGCGCTGGAAAAGAATAAGGGATGGCGTATTGATCTCTCCTTTAACGGCATTCTGTCCCAGAGCGCGGAAACAAAGGCTGTGATTGAAAAACTGGATAAACCGGTTGAGATCTATGCACTGTTCCGGAAATCTTCTGAAAGGGACTGGCTGGAGCTTCAGGAACTGCTGAACAAGTATGCCGCGTCCAGTGATAAGATCACCTGGAAACAGGTGGATCCGGCAGTTAATCCGCAGCTACTGGAGCAGTTTTCGACCGATAACCTGGTGCCGGGAGAGTCCAACTTCATTGTCTGGTGTGAACAGACGAACCGCTTCAGGATCCTTGGCGGCGAGGACTTTATGGGCTTGGAGTACAACCTTGAGACAGGCACAATGGAATATGACAGCCTGACGTTTGAAAGCGCCATTACCGGGGCAATTGCCTACGTGGTGAAGGATCGGGTGCCAAAGGCTGTGATCCTGCAGGGACACGATGAGTATGAACTGCAATACCTGACAGACTTCCAGAACCTGCTGGAAGCCAATCAGTATGAAGTGGAATATCAGACCCTGAGGGATAATGAATATACGCCGGATCCTGAAGACCTGCTGATTTTCTTTAATGCACAGAAAGATCTGACGGATATTGAAATGACAAAGCTGACGGAATTCGCCGCGAAGGGCGGCAGCTTCCTGTTTGTCTGTGATTATAGTGCTCCCATGGCGAATATGCCCAATTATATGACGCTGCTGCGGAGCTACGGATTTGAGCCGCTGGACGGACTGGTTCGCGCCGATCCGCTGGACAAAAATTCCTATTACGAATCCAATCAGTATTTTCTTTTACCTGTGATGTGCTCTACGGATATCACGATGGACCTGGTGGGACTGGGCAGGGATTACCTGATTATTCCGGAAACGAGAGCCTTCGCGGAACCGGAAGAGGGAGACCGGAACCTGAACGTAAGCGTTGTGCTTCGCAGCGCTGATACGGCAATCCGCCAAATTGACAGAACAAACATTGCACCCAGCGTAACAGACGGATATCCGCTGGCGCTGGAAGCCCGTCGTATCACCACGGAGAGTTATGTATCCAGGGCTTTTATCATTGGCTGCGGTGAGGTGCTGATAAGTAAATACCTGTACTCGGTCACACATTGCCAGGAGCTGACGGTGAACGTGATGGAGTTCCTGCTGCAGAATGACGGAACAGGCCTGAATATTACGCCGAAGGATGCGGCTCGTCCAGGATTGAAAACGGAAAGCCTGAGCCTGGGATCGATCCTGCTGATCGCACTGCCGCTGTCGGTGCTGTTTGCGGCGCTGCTGGTGCTGGGACCGAGGAAAAACAGATAA
- a CDS encoding GtrA family protein, with translation MEQKKSRAAEIIRFALTGGVCFVVELAVLILLKGKFGVDTLIATPIAFLISVILNYLLCVVWVFRGAKNRGAGAKAGFLITSLIGLGLNEVLMLLFRVILGEDAVILTFGSRTINMYVLNKCMATLIVMIWNYFSKRAVLYRKAKQ, from the coding sequence ATGGAACAGAAGAAGAGCCGGGCAGCGGAGATCATTCGGTTTGCCCTGACCGGCGGCGTCTGTTTTGTGGTGGAACTGGCCGTACTGATTTTGCTGAAGGGGAAGTTCGGCGTGGATACGCTGATTGCAACGCCCATCGCTTTCCTGATTTCAGTGATCCTGAATTACCTGCTGTGCGTCGTTTGGGTTTTCCGTGGAGCAAAGAACCGGGGAGCTGGCGCAAAGGCAGGCTTCCTGATTACCAGCCTGATCGGCCTGGGACTGAACGAGGTGCTGATGCTGCTGTTCCGGGTGATCCTGGGTGAAGACGCTGTGATACTGACTTTCGGATCCAGAACGATCAACATGTATGTGCTGAACAAGTGCATGGCGACGCTGATTGTGATGATCTGGAATTACTTCTCGAAACGGGCGGTATTGTACCGCAAGGCAAAGCAATGA
- a CDS encoding putative ABC transporter permease subunit → MKSFMALLRLQLLSRYADMKPRNLKTALKEKKGRTIGMIIAVIFAIAYLGGMLFYLETQMIDILIRLHMPEMLVTLAVVLATTGTLIMAFFFTLSVLYLGRDATYLASLPIKPRTLLSAKLTQVWISETCIDALLILPACILYGVKTGAEALFYVRMVVVWLLIAILPICLIAFLSSLLIRLSALWKHRETIMTVGGIVLLIGYMFLMSNLGGMTGSSTTDGGAMMESFVTGSASRFAGLTKMFPPAEWAAEGMLGQNNQMFLVWILVSLAAPVVTVWLLGYSYRKLSMMQSETPGGKKKKFTGRESFTAGGQLKACILREFKTILRVPSYATNILPICFMPLMMVIIFSVSIGKAGESLSGLFQSMHPALIMGILAAMMAYMAGMNPALSTAVTREGKGHDFLTALPVPTMTFIRAKFIVGYGFGAAGVIAASIALLIMYPGVELQVIMALVLCLLFSYVNCALALSRDIKKPKLDWVTEQEAVKQNFGVMISMFVSWGILIALAALTYVLIDKLHLELLPIFGILAGALVILAIAAHAIMKNNAEKYYCAG, encoded by the coding sequence ATGAAAAGCTTTATGGCACTGCTGCGGCTGCAGCTGCTGTCCAGATACGCGGACATGAAACCGCGTAACCTGAAGACGGCGCTGAAGGAAAAGAAAGGCCGCACCATTGGAATGATCATCGCGGTCATTTTCGCGATTGCATATCTCGGCGGTATGCTTTTCTATCTTGAAACTCAGATGATCGACATCCTGATCAGGCTTCACATGCCTGAAATGCTGGTGACCCTGGCGGTGGTCCTTGCCACCACGGGTACGCTGATCATGGCGTTCTTCTTCACTCTGAGCGTTTTGTACCTTGGCCGTGACGCGACTTATCTGGCATCGCTGCCCATTAAGCCCCGGACGCTGCTGAGCGCCAAACTGACCCAGGTGTGGATTTCTGAAACCTGCATTGACGCGCTGCTGATCCTGCCTGCCTGTATTCTTTACGGCGTGAAGACCGGCGCTGAAGCGCTCTTCTACGTCCGGATGGTTGTGGTCTGGCTGCTGATTGCTATTCTGCCGATCTGCCTGATTGCTTTCCTGTCCAGCCTGCTGATCCGTCTTTCCGCTCTGTGGAAGCACCGTGAAACGATTATGACCGTCGGCGGTATAGTACTGCTGATTGGTTATATGTTCCTGATGTCGAACCTTGGCGGCATGACCGGCAGCAGCACCACGGACGGTGGAGCGATGATGGAAAGCTTCGTGACAGGAAGTGCCAGCCGGTTCGCCGGCCTGACGAAGATGTTCCCGCCTGCTGAATGGGCTGCCGAAGGCATGCTGGGCCAGAACAACCAGATGTTCCTTGTATGGATCCTGGTTTCCCTGGCGGCTCCGGTCGTCACGGTATGGCTGCTGGGCTACAGCTACCGCAAGCTGTCCATGATGCAGTCTGAGACACCCGGCGGAAAGAAGAAAAAGTTTACCGGACGGGAATCCTTCACGGCCGGCGGCCAGCTGAAGGCCTGCATCCTGCGGGAGTTCAAGACGATCCTGCGGGTGCCGTCTTACGCGACCAATATCCTGCCGATCTGCTTTATGCCGCTGATGATGGTCATCATCTTCAGCGTTTCTATCGGCAAAGCCGGTGAAAGCCTCAGCGGGCTGTTCCAGAGTATGCATCCCGCCCTGATCATGGGCATACTGGCGGCGATGATGGCCTATATGGCGGGCATGAATCCCGCGCTTTCCACCGCGGTAACGCGGGAAGGTAAAGGCCATGATTTCCTGACGGCTCTGCCGGTGCCGACCATGACCTTTATCCGCGCGAAATTCATCGTGGGCTACGGATTCGGAGCGGCCGGTGTGATCGCTGCTTCAATCGCCCTGCTGATTATGTATCCGGGCGTGGAACTGCAGGTTATCATGGCGCTTGTGCTGTGCCTGCTGTTCAGCTATGTGAACTGCGCCCTGGCCCTGAGCCGGGATATCAAAAAGCCCAAGCTGGACTGGGTGACAGAGCAGGAAGCTGTGAAGCAGAACTTCGGTGTGATGATCTCCATGTTCGTTTCCTGGGGTATCCTGATTGCCCTGGCGGCCCTGACCTACGTCCTGATTGACAAGCTTCACTTGGAGCTGCTGCCGATCTTCGGAATCCTTGCGGGTGCCCTGGTGATCCTGGCCATCGCAGCACATGCGATCATGAAAAATAATGCGGAGAAGTATTACTGCGCTGGTTAA
- a CDS encoding ABC transporter ATP-binding protein, whose product MIEIQNVTKTYSKNNKKAVDNLSLSVKGGELFGFIGPNGAGKTTTIKMLTGVLKPDEGSITMAGHRMDSERLEAQRLIGFVPDGNDLYDRLSGMEYLNFMADIYQVSASRRKAHIEKYLHIFELEDAINSQVRTYSKGMKQKLVVIGALIHNPPIWILDEPLGGLDPRAAHLLKEEMIRHCNEGNTVFFSTHVLEVAEKLCTRIGVIDHGTLRAQGTLEELRSGEKSASLEDLFLQLTDDGGDNE is encoded by the coding sequence ATGATTGAGATTCAGAACGTAACCAAAACGTACTCGAAGAATAATAAAAAGGCCGTGGACAACCTGTCCCTGAGTGTAAAAGGCGGTGAGCTGTTCGGCTTTATCGGGCCGAACGGCGCCGGCAAAACCACCACGATCAAAATGCTGACCGGCGTGCTGAAGCCCGATGAAGGCTCCATCACCATGGCGGGACACCGGATGGATTCCGAGCGCCTGGAGGCCCAGCGCCTGATCGGCTTTGTGCCGGACGGAAACGATCTGTATGACCGGTTGTCCGGTATGGAATACCTGAACTTTATGGCGGATATTTACCAGGTGAGCGCTTCCCGCCGGAAGGCCCACATTGAAAAATACCTGCACATCTTTGAACTGGAAGACGCCATCAACAGCCAGGTGCGCACATATTCCAAGGGTATGAAGCAGAAGCTGGTCGTGATCGGCGCCCTGATCCACAATCCTCCGATCTGGATCCTGGACGAGCCCCTGGGCGGCCTGGATCCCCGGGCAGCTCACCTGCTGAAGGAAGAGATGATCCGTCATTGCAACGAGGGAAATACTGTGTTCTTCTCCACCCACGTGCTGGAAGTTGCTGAAAAGCTGTGCACCCGCATCGGCGTGATCGATCACGGCACCCTGCGTGCTCAGGGCACCCTGGAAGAACTGCGTTCCGGTGAAAAGAGCGCCAGCCTGGAAGACCTGTTCCTGCAGCTGACCGATGACGGAGGAGACAACGAATGA
- a CDS encoding ABC-2 transporter permease, whose protein sequence is MNTIRKREIQGYFYTSVGYVFIGVFLIISSILFYVSILRTRSGELPNFIYTMSYLWMLLCPILTMRLLAEEKQKKTDQLLLTSPVSLPGIVLGKYLAAVTVLLITAGMTLLFVLVVALYGRVYPAELAVNYLGFILQGCALAALDLFLSGCAGTPVTAAVLAYGANLLLWILDEMYGMIQVEWLSEILKFLSIYRRNENMIKLGQLSFAAILYDLSFIAAFLALAVFRLDRKRYTR, encoded by the coding sequence ATGAATACGATCCGGAAACGGGAGATACAGGGGTACTTTTATACTTCTGTAGGCTATGTGTTTATCGGGGTATTCCTGATTATTTCCTCCATCCTGTTTTACGTGAGTATACTAAGGACGCGGAGCGGTGAACTGCCGAATTTCATCTATACGATGAGCTATCTGTGGATGCTGCTTTGCCCGATCCTGACGATGCGCCTGCTGGCGGAAGAAAAGCAGAAGAAGACAGATCAGCTGCTGCTGACGAGCCCGGTATCCCTGCCGGGCATTGTGCTTGGCAAATACCTGGCTGCGGTGACGGTACTGCTGATAACCGCGGGGATGACGCTTCTGTTTGTGCTGGTGGTAGCCCTCTACGGCAGGGTGTATCCGGCGGAACTGGCGGTAAACTACCTGGGATTCATCCTGCAGGGCTGCGCCCTGGCCGCACTGGATCTGTTCCTTTCGGGATGCGCGGGCACACCGGTGACGGCTGCGGTTCTGGCGTACGGCGCCAACCTGCTGCTGTGGATCCTGGATGAAATGTACGGCATGATCCAGGTGGAATGGCTCTCGGAGATCCTGAAATTCCTGTCCATATACCGTCGGAATGAGAACATGATCAAGCTGGGGCAGCTGAGTTTCGCAGCGATCCTGTATGACCTGTCCTTTATCGCGGCGTTCCTGGCACTGGCGGTGTTCAGGCTCGATCGAAAAAGATATACGCGGTAA